Proteins encoded together in one Rana temporaria chromosome 6, aRanTem1.1, whole genome shotgun sequence window:
- the LOC120942676 gene encoding olfactory receptor 2B2-like: MAWKNDTVIKEFILLGLSSNPIIQIILFVIFLIMYLIILVANSLIVLATVTDSTLQTPMYFFLTNLSLLDICYSSSIIPRMLRDMMVVKKTILFADCVAQMYISLSLGEAECILLAVMAYDRYIAICFPLHYTTIIHRNLCIQIAAGTWFCGFLLSISHVALTWNVDLCGHNEINHFECEVPEILALGCGNVTVVEFVIFIVGVIILIVPITFIIITYIKIIRAIFKISSSAGRRKAFSTCGSHITVVILFYGSAMATYMKPRSKSSPDTDKLFAIFYTIVTPMLNPLIYTLRNKEVKSALKKVSCKNISFLQFV, from the coding sequence ATGGCTTGGAAAAATGACACAGTTATCAAAGAATTTATCCTTCTTGGCCTTTCCAGTAATCCCATTATACAAATCATACTTTTTGTGATATTCCTGATCATGTACTTGATCATTTTAGTTGCAAATTCTCTTATTGTCCTGGCTACAGTCACTGATAGCACTCTTCAAACCCCTATGTATTTTTTCCTCACTAATTTGTCTCTACTGGACATCTGCTATTCATCCTCAATAATACCACGGATGCTGAGAGACATGATGGTGGTCAAAAAGACAATTTTGTTTGCAGATTGTGTTGCACAAATGTATATATCTCTTTCATTGGGGGAAGCAGAATGTATTCTTTTAGCTGTAATGGCTTATGACCGCTATATAGCAATCTGTTTTCCTTTACATTATACTACAATTATCCACAGAAATTTGTGTATTCAGATAGCTGCAGGAACatggttttgtggatttctcttatctaTTTCTCATGTAGCCTTAACTTGGAATGTGGATCTTTGTGGACATAATGAAATTAACCATTTTGAGTGTGAAGTACCAGAAATCTTAGCTTTAGGATGCGGGAATGTTACAGTTGTTGaatttgtgatttttattgttggtgtcattatttTAATTGTACCCATTACTTTTATCATCATTACATATATTAAAATTATAAGAGCCATTTTTAAAATAAGCTCTTCTGCAGGACGGAGAAAGGCGTTTTCCACTTGTGGCTCTCATATAACTGTTGTAATCTTGTTCTATGGCTCAGCTATGGCCACCTATATGAAACCTCGATCTAAGTCATCTCCCGATACAgataaactttttgctatattttatACAATAGTTACACCAATGCTGAATCCATTGATTTATACACTCAGGAATAAAGAAGTTAAATCGGCTCTAAAAAAGGTTTCATGTAAGAATATATCTTTTCTTCAATttgtttag